The genomic segment TTAAATTCTCCAGAAGTTAAAAAAATTATTGAAGATAAATATAAAGGAGATATAATTCCTGCTTTCTAAAAAAAATATAAAACCATTAATCATTTTGCTTTGGGCGTAATAGTCGAAAGTAAGATGATTTTTTTATAGTAAAGCATAAAGTTTAACGACATTTTTATACTTTTATTTTTTAAAAAATTCATTTTATACCTTATTAGTGTATAATTACCGTATGCAAATAATTTTTGGAGTAATTAATTCTAAAATGCAAATAAGGATAACATTATAATATGGAGGTTTAAAAATGAGTGTATTATTTCAAGCAATAAATAATTTTTTTGATTTTATAGTTCCTATTGCGGATTTTCTATGGGAATTTCCAACTAATTTTAAGTGGTATCAAAACATCCCGGTTTTAGGTAATTTTGCCTTTGCAGTTATTTTACTTTTAGGAACAGGAATTTATCTTACATTTAAAACTGGATTTATTCAAGTTATGGCATTTAAAAAAGGAATTAAGATTCTTGCTACAAAAAAGGAAACAGATACTGGGGTTAGTTCATTAGCATCATTTTTACTAAGTTCTGCTATGCGTGTAGGTCCAGGTAATATTATGGGGGTTACAGGTGCAATATCTGTTGGCGGACCAGGGGCACTATTTTGGATGTGGGTTTCAGCTTTCTTTGGTATGTCCACGGCTTTTGTAGAATCTGTACTTGCACAGCTTTTTAAAGAGAAAAATGGCAAGGAGTTCGTAGGTGGACTTCCATTTTATGGTCAAAAGATTTTGGGCAATAAACGGTGGGTAGGTATTGTACTGTCTTCACTTTTTATAATATATGCACTGTTTGTTATCCCATCTCAAGCTTTTCATTTATTTACAAGTTTCGGTTCAATAGCTGATACTATAGCTGGAAAAACCTTTGGACGTCAATCTACAGTTTATTATGGTATAGCAATAGTCTTAATAATTACTGTTCTTTTGACTGTAATTGGAGGAATAAAAAGAGTTACTGCAGTTACAGATATACTAGTACCTATTATGGCAGTTATTTATACACTTATAGTTATTTTAATAATATTAGTTAATTTAGATAAAGTTCCGTATTTCTTTAAAGAAGTGATTGGTGGAGCATTTAAGCCCAATGCATTATTTGGTGGGGCATTTGGTGTAGCTTTAGCTCAAGGAATTAAGCGTGGGTTAATGTCCAATGAAGCTGGGCAAGGAACAATTACAATGGCGGCTGCTACAGCGGAGAATAAACATCCTGCAGAACAAGGTTTTGTACAATGTCTAGGAGTTTTTCTTGACACAATGGTAATATGTAGTATGACTGGATTTGTTATTGTTATGGCACATGTTTGGACAGGCACTGCTGGAGTTTCATGGGAAAGTATAGAAGCGTCGAAACTTACAGTTTACCTATCCTCAATCAAATACTTAGTTCCTGGTACTGCATTAGATGGAACAGTTACAATTATTGTTTCGCTATGCTATGGAATGTTTGCATTTACAACATTGCTCGGTTTAATATTGTTTGCAGAAGTCTCCGCAAATTTAATATCTAGAAATAAGAAATTTATTATGGGAATACGTTTGGTTGGTGCATTATTCTTTGTTCCATTTGGCGCATTAACAGTTCTTGCTGGTTTAGAACTTACAAATTTATGGTACATAGGTGATTTTGTAAATATTGTTTTAGTTTATGTAAATGTTCCAATTATATTAATTGGGTCTAACTATGCATTAAAAATATTGAAAAATTATAAAAAAACCGATGGAACTA from the Clostridium sp. CM027 genome contains:
- a CDS encoding sodium:alanine symporter family protein, which gives rise to MSVLFQAINNFFDFIVPIADFLWEFPTNFKWYQNIPVLGNFAFAVILLLGTGIYLTFKTGFIQVMAFKKGIKILATKKETDTGVSSLASFLLSSAMRVGPGNIMGVTGAISVGGPGALFWMWVSAFFGMSTAFVESVLAQLFKEKNGKEFVGGLPFYGQKILGNKRWVGIVLSSLFIIYALFVIPSQAFHLFTSFGSIADTIAGKTFGRQSTVYYGIAIVLIITVLLTVIGGIKRVTAVTDILVPIMAVIYTLIVILIILVNLDKVPYFFKEVIGGAFKPNALFGGAFGVALAQGIKRGLMSNEAGQGTITMAAATAENKHPAEQGFVQCLGVFLDTMVICSMTGFVIVMAHVWTGTAGVSWESIEASKLTVYLSSIKYLVPGTALDGTVTIIVSLCYGMFAFTTLLGLILFAEVSANLISRNKKFIMGIRLVGALFFVPFGALTVLAGLELTNLWYIGDFVNIVLVYVNVPIILIGSNYALKILKNYKKTDGTKFKSKSIGVDTDVWK